DNA from Hypanus sabinus isolate sHypSab1 chromosome 16, sHypSab1.hap1, whole genome shotgun sequence:
gagatatggggcctccgacattattgaagcggcgctatatcgacgtctggaaaactttcctaaggtgtcagccaaagatcactttaagtcaagagaattcggagatttactcatggagatccgaggcgccaaagaagatggctattcagctggtttagtattcctagatactccatccgggattagaccaattgtggacaaacttccatttgggctgcaggacaagtggctgactgttgcctcagagtacaaggaagaccacgatggtcgatttcctccctttgagctcctcactaggtttgtgtgcaaggaggcgaagaggcgaaacgaccctagccttgtaggtccaggaagcagttcgatttacaccaagccaggcagatccgtttcgaatgttttcaacattgataaacccgtgtcagtgctcaagaccgaagcccttacgactaacaacgaccctggcaagtattgtccattgcataacaaacctcaccccctgaaagcatgcagaatgtttagggaaaaaacccttgaagagaggacggctcttctcaaggagaaaagaatatgttttagatgctgttcctcaacctctcacctcgccagagagtgtacgatcgccgtgaagtgtccggaatgtggcagcccagatcacgtcgaggccatgcatcccgacctgtcaccacaaaccgagagtactccttcacccccacaacgggacggcggggagggagaggctcactctaggtcaatagctgtcagcacgaactgtacagaagtttgcggtcaagctcagtcgagtcgttcttgttccaagatctgcctcactaaggtgtaccctaaaggagccaaagacaaggccatcaaagcctatgtgattctggacgatcagagcaatcgttcactagtcagtccagagttctttaaattgttcaacattgagagtgagcggttcccatactacctcaaaacttgctcaggcaacatgaaaacccaaggaaggaaggcagaaggcatccagatcgagtccctggatggtaaagtcgtcatctgtctccctccgctcttagagtgcaatgaaatcatgaataaccgcgctgggatcccgacaccaagtgcggtgctacaccagccgcatctccaccacatcgccaaacacatcccagaactggatccgaaagcggaaatactcctgctattaggaagagatgttatccaggtacacaaggttaggcagcagatcaatggaccactcaacgcccccttcgcgcaacgtctggatctgggctgggtggtgataggagaggtgtgtctcggtgacgtacacaaaccgatggttaacacactcaagaccaatgtgctagagagtggccgccattcaatctttcgaccctgcccgagtgtcccgtgcatcaaggaagcacaacaaggcgttaacaagcgcgaggcaagcgacgagtcgctgggccagtcagtcttcgctctaacgaagtatgacaacaaacttgcacaatcagctcaagataccatttctttaaaaatcaaagacaccaaggtcttcagagatgaagcaaataatggggttgccccattgccaatcagagaaccacgccagcgctcaccagataacaaagagcaggcagtcaaacggttcacgtccttacggaaaacctggaaaaggaaacctgagatacagcaacgcacccgattggcccacgaggtactgtgcaccctaatggcagaggtcacagccattataaacgcacaatcattcctacctgtgtcttctgacccagaaaacccctttatactttcgccatcaacgctccttacgcagaaggcaggagcacctcctccaccaggagacttctcagacaaggatttgtacacaaagcaatggagacaagtccaggctctggcaaatcagttctggtcccgctggagacaaaaatatctacctttgttgcaacagagacaaaagtggacagaaccccgaaggaatcttcaagttggagacttagtcctgctcagggacaagcaagtcgctcgcaacagctggccaacggccagaatcactgctacattccctagcgaggatggacatgtcaggaagatcgaattgaagactaccgaccaaggcgatgtgaaaatttaccaagggccagttacagaagttattctacttctacccaatgactgattaagagactaagttttgtactctgctcattgtgaccttacgaaggtcaagcggggagtgtgctgtctttacgacagttatttagtttataatattttcgcttagtaattcattcaatagtattttctagttagaattagaagtgtttaaagtatattcattgcatgtaaaatatatcggcatgcgatgacgtcacatccggtttcgccgcgtcttgtgggaaaacaccggtttgaaattagcgcgagggtgggggctttccacgaggcacacctgagcacaagcagttttgcaggcatgagaaatcacagtgagagcaacgctgtaagttaatagataatcgatatattgaactaagatgttaatgctgatcctgttagaggtaacgtcggtagataatgtttatgctttcgttagttaaagagtcgcggatagtttgcatggaagtgtatttaaagtagtcaatggagcaggtaaactctccctgtatactgcaccttagtgtaatgtagttatagtcacctttgcaagtatttacacttgaaatgtgatattaaggaaggaacaaatactgtatcaatcttgtattgttttatcaacagttttcaccatatgttaatgtgaagagtgaacagtaaatggttaatcttactgcgatctggttcttattaactgtggtttatccggacgttaaattcggcgtttcgttacacccgaaggagaacgtgacagttaccatgctgatggttgaagggtataaactgttccagaacctagtggtgtgggacctcagccTCGTTTACCTCCTTCTGatgagatcagcaagaagagagcatggcctggatggctgGGGGCCTTGTTGATGGCTGCTGCTTCCTTGAGGCAACGCTCTTTGTGGCTTAGATATATCTTCATCTAGATAAATCAATATCTAGATAAATGCAGTTTATAATACAACAGTCTCCATTTCAAAGGTGTCTGTCCCTTTAAAGATAAACTGGGATGCACAAACAAGTTGTAAATGTTGGAAGCAATGAAAGGAAGGGGAAGTGTCCAATTCCTGATAGCACAATCATGTTCATGAGTTGTAGGAAATGAAGTGGGGATGTTCAAATACATCCCTGTGAAGTGCACTCAATTAttgattttattaattttttagatCAATATTTGGAATCAAGTTGTTGACAGATTGTTCCATCAGTGACTAGATAGACTCATTCTTCACTCTGTTCTGGGACATCAGCTGTCAGTTTACCTTCCAACATCCAAAGACTAAACCCTTCCTgccccacacatacagacaggagtcctgatgaaggatcttggcccaaaatgtcaactgtttattcatttttgtaGATGTGCCTGACCTGTAGATGTACCTGAGAGGCACAGAGGgatggcacacacacacacgcacactcatatacacacacacacacacacacacacacacacacacacacacacacacacacacacacacacacacacacacacacacacacacacacacacacacacacacacacacacacacacacacacacattttaacTTCCAGAAGTTTACACTTTAATCTGAAGACAGTTTTTACCTCATCAAAGTTCATTATTGAACAAGAATTTGACAAATATGCCAAAGATGGAAAATACAACTACTAACTCTTTACTTGCTGGAACAGGGAAGCTTCATCACAGAAGGCCAAACAACTTTTCATTAATCCCCTCAATTCACCCACCTTTTTCCATCCCCACCTCAATAACTGTATCCAATCCAATTTCCTAACAATATCACCAATACCATCTGCCCCAAACCCCTGCTTTCCCCAGATCTTCCAATACTTCCTGCTTGATGTCCACCAGCCACGCCTGTGCACACCCATTCgcctcacctcaataaaagtttATTTAGCCTTCTCCCTAATCCCAATATCCTCTCAAATTCTCACAGCCCCTACACCCTCTTGCACACCTGCCTCCATCCTCTTATGTTCTCCATACCTCCTCCAACATCCCCTCCCCAGTCACCTCTTTGGTCCATTCACTGTTATAGGAGTTTGGCTTCCATTGTTCTGTACCACACCTCTCCTAACATCCCCCCGTTCCATCAAGCTCTCAGACTATCCACGGTTTCAAGAAAGGCCACCCAGCCTAAGATTAGAGCTTTCCATCTGTCCCTGGTTTCTAATCTAAGCCGGGctttcacccagggagaatgccAGCATCTCAGCCTGGAGGTTTCAGAACAAAAGTCAGACCAAAAGTTTTGACTGTTACCTATGAGAGGATTCCAGGAACCTTCTACGTTTGTAATTCTAGTTTTGtcttttcctcctgtctgtctgcAAAAGCACCTTTGGAAATGACAGGGACCCAATGTAGCAAAGCATATAAAAAGCAGACATTGGCCTTTAAGTTccagtaacccaggttcaatcctgattcCCAGTGTTATCTGCATGGAGTTCTAATGTTCTCCTCATAGAGGCATTgaaagctacagcacagaaatgggccctttgtcccatctagcccatgctgaacCACTTAAATGGCCtagtccattgacctgcacctgaacctagcactccatacccttcccatccatgtacctgtccaaacctctcttaaacgttgaaattgaaatGGCATCCACTATTTGCGCTGGCAGTTCTCACTAACTTCTGAGTGAAGGAGATTCCCCTTATGTtctccttaagcatttcacctttcccccttaacaccagacctctagttgtagtctcacagTGAGAAAAGCATCTtgcatttatttattgggattcaGCACAGGGTAGGCCCACCCAgaccttcaagccacactgctcAGCTTTCCTCCAGTTTAATGCTAgcctagtcacgggacaatttacaatggccaattaacctaccaactgtgggaggaaaccagagtacccagaggaaacccacacagtcatggtgaGAACGCACAAGCTGCTTACAGGAAGCAGCAGGAATCAgctgtactgtaaagcgctgtgctaaccactacactaccatgccgccgGCATctataccctatctatacctctcataatttttgtataactctatcagatctcccctcaatccaTGGTTTTATGGGTTTCCCTCTAGTTCGCTGGTTTCCAAATTCCTCTCTTccatcagccatgacagaatttGGTGAAGCGGACACAATGGACCGAATTACCTGAACctgttcttatgtcttatagtcttatgatttTTTCAGGTTAGAGAGGGAAAGTCTGAAGGAGATGTTTAAGACAAGATTTATACACAGACACCTAGATTCCTAGAACATCTTGGCACCTAGAACACAAGAGATGCAAGAAGCATTTATGATATCaacgtttaagaggcatttagccAGACATATGAAcaggcagagaatagagggatatggaccatacctaaggaaataatcaacacacacaaaatgctggtggaacgcagcaggccaggctgcatctataggcagaagtacagtcgacgtttcgggcctcctatagatgttgcctggccttctgcattccaccagcattttgtgtgtgttgcttgaatttccagcatctgctgatttcctcgtgtttgcctaagGAAATAATTGGAGTAGCATTTTGGCTATTGCATGTATATATGTAGACTtggtctgaaaaaaaaaacttccgtaaatcagaattggaatcagaatcaggtttaatatcattgacatatgtcatgaactttgttgtctttgaggcagcagtacaatgcaatacattgtAATAGAGaggaaactgtgaattacagtaagtgtgtatgTATAGTTAATTAGTTACGTAAGTAGTTcaaaaataaaaactaaaaaagtaaaaaagtagtgaatgttcataggttcaatgtccatttagaaatctgatggcagaggggaagaatttgttcctaaatcattgagtgtgtgccttctggctcctgtacctcctttctgatggtatcaatgagaacaaggcatgccctgggtgttgggggtccttaataatggatgctgcctatttgaggcattgctccttgaagatgtcctggatactacatcCATGAAGGAGCTGACTCCTTACAAGTCTCTGCAgtgtatttcaatcctgtgcagtagccacccacccctccccaaccccccaaaatctcctcaagcttctaatgaactatggccttctttcatatgttgagcccaggatagatccgcagagatattgacacctaggaacttgacaCTGCTCACTCTTTCTGACCGACTCTAGGTAATCAAAACCAGAGGTTAATGAAGAGCAGTTTCGAAAGCAGCCATagttcctgggattttcacacattctGCAATGCAAACACCGTCATCGGAAAATGTTTCATATGATGAAATCAAAAACATGTTGTCCTTTGCATACTGATAAATGAAAGCCAAAGAGCTGTCAGTTCCTCCTTTCCCAACTGCCTAAACAAGCATTTCAAATACATAAGTGAGGAGTCATTCAGTTATCTTTAAGGGGAGATGCATTCACTATATGATGTTAATTGATGCAATTCAGATAGCTTGGGCCATATTTGTTGACCTCAGCAGACAAGTAGTTGATATTTTGCAGTTATGGATTTTGGAAGCTAAGCAAATGAAAGGTCAGCCAGGGTTCTCGTCAATAACTCTCAGCCCTTTGAAAGTTCTGGTGAAAATTATTCTGTTGAAACTCACCATCTGGCTCCCCATGAAGGAAACAACccagagcaaaacacaaaatactggaggaactcagcaggtcaggcagcagctatggaaatgaatagacagtcagtatctcatgctgagacccttaaatgaatgaacagtcaatgttttgggcccatCCAGTTGGGCCAGGTTCACGAGGGAAGTCAGAAACAATGCTATTAGACTTCATGTGTTATTGTGACTCATTGATTGTATTTTTGCTTCTTAAGTAGTTTGCGAGTTCAGCTACACAATCCTTTATGTTGCTCAGAAGTATGCCTCATTTTTCTAACATAAAATATTACAGCAAGCacaagccctttggcctatgatgttttaacctactccaagatcaatctagcccttccctcctacataaacctccattttcctttcatccatgtgcctatctaagagtcccttaaaaatccctgatgtatctgcttctactaccCCCTGGCAGTGTCTTCTACGCTCAGAGCactatctgtgtaaaaatcttgcctctgacatctaccctatactttcctccatttGCCTTCAAACTCTGTCCTTTCATATTATCCATTTCTGCCCTTTGGAAAAGGTTCTGTTTGTCCATTCTATTATTCCCCTTACcactttatacacttctatcaagttacctctcatcttccttcactcaaGAGATAAAAGCCTCAGCTCACTTAGCCTTTCCTCATAAAGCATGATAgttaatccagacagtgtcctggtaaatctcccctgcgccCTCTCCTAAGATTCCATATTCTTCCTATCCTCTCCTGCAAAATCCTACCTTGGCGCCTCACTGTGGCATAGGAGTACGGCGGAGATTCGTTCTCTGGCGGGTCTAACCTAGCCGTGAAGGTGAGGTTCCATCGGTATACTACTAGACCAGATCTAGTAGTAGGATCGTGGCTAGCTAAGTCAAGGAGGTAAGCATGCCTTTGCTACTTTGTAGGTTTCCTCTTCAGGAAAAGGCTGCACCCAACGAGGATGCCGGCAACAGGGTGTCTGATGGTGTCtgtggcagatgaatccaaaaGGGTCGATGATACAGCCACCTtggtggcatgcggaggaaccAGAGTGTTGGTTAACGGATGGCATCACTAGACTAGTTAGTTGTCACTGCGGGGCAGCTTCCTTATCCGCTAAGTCTGTTACTCTCCTGTGTACCACTTAGCATCAGATTGGGAAGCCCAGAGAGACTGTATGGTGCGGGTACGACACCATCTGTCTTATTACTGTGCAATGCGTGTTGGAGTAGAGTTTCTGGCTGGTGTGAACATGCCTGCAGAGACCaaactctcagcacagtcaacattgaaatcgatggacagccaaagaagaagaagaagatattcttcttataatgaggtgaccagaaatgaacacagtactgcaagtgagACCTAGCCAGAGTTTTATGGAACTGCAATATTATCTCGCAGCTCTTAAACAGTCCCCAACTAATGAGGGGCAGCATAGGATACACCTTCTTAATCAACTTATCAAGttatgtggcaactttgaggggtcTATGGACGTGGAAAACACGAgcccttctgttcctccacactgctaagaaccctaccattaaccttgtactctctTCAAGCTTGACCTTCCATTGTGTTTACTTCATACCACTCCCTGATTGAACTCTacctgcaacttctcagcccaactctgcattctgtcaatgtcctgttgtgaCCCATGGCATTATTGATGGTGCTTTATCTAATGTTTAAACAGTGAGATCAACAAAGTTATTCTAACAGGGAGATAAAggtaaagatcagctttatttgtcacgtgcacATCAAAGCATGCGGTGAAATGCATTGCttttgtcaaatcaaatcagctagGACTGAGCTGCGGGCAACCCACAAGTACTCCCAAACTTCGAACGCCAAAATAGAACGCCTACaaatcactaaccctaaccatacatctttggaatgtgggaggaaactggagcacgcagaggaaacccgcacagtcacaggaagggcgcacaagctccttacagagagcggAGGGAATTGAACACCAATCAGTGAAAGCTGGCAGAGTGAAGCGTTATGCTAAACACTGTGCTGCCATGCCACCCACATGTTACGGCTCATTCcagtttattctttttttaattggTCCAGAGATCATGAATAATAATCAAACCTGTATTTTATGCTGTCTAGCTCAGGGTTGCCAAAGTTGACTTGATGATATTTGAGGTGACAGATTGGGAGTGGAACCTGACACCATCTGATTATCACATCAGTCCTTTGTCAGACTATGACAAAAGGGTTATTGATCTTTAAATGCATTGGTTATCATT
Protein-coding regions in this window:
- the LOC132405783 gene encoding uncharacterized protein LOC132405783; this translates as MSAQSSIKSTPPSDKGSKPTSSKPTQALSGVPSAAMSARSGIKSMAPSDKGSRTTSSKSTQARAKAEAAKVRLHYAKQEAVLKMKLATKEAERAARQREEAAREAEIQKERAAREAEIQKEEAARQREQAAREAETQLEMTKISTELHVLQLEGEGEAARVEAEYIEEAEGSRDLTETSSALERTRLERTSDYVQYQADRQARLPSPYLFDNFPSYEEENLPSRPRDEVKNERADNRYTLTPKLQSSMRRDAEVESRMANSMRNVRSQSYGRQRTSPARMPLAADPTLQYLARRDLVTSGLYQFDDKPENYRAWLSTFTNVIDGVQLSATQRLDLMAKWLGKESRDQVRRMRSVYINKPELALSEAWERLWERYGASDIIEAALYRRLENFPKVSAKDHFKSREFGDLLMEIRGAKEDGYSAGLVFLDTPSGIRPIVDKLPFGLQDKWLTVASEYKEDHDGRFPPFELLTRFVCKEAKRRNDPSLVGPGSSSIYTKPGRSVSNVFNIDKPVSVLKTEALTTNNDPGKYCPLHNKPHPLKACRMFREKTLEERTALLKEKRICFRCCSSTSHLARECTIAVKCPECGSPDHVEAMHPDLSPQTESTPSPPQRDGGEGEAHSRSIAVSTNCTEVCGQAQSSRSCSKICLTKVYPKGAKDKAIKAYVILDDQSNRSLVSPEFFKLFNIESERFPYYLKTCSGNMKTQGRKAEGIQIESLDGKVVICLPPLLECNEIMNNRAGIPTPSAVLHQPHLHHIAKHIPELDPKAEILLLLGRDVIQVHKVRQQINGPLNAPFAQRLDLGWVVIGEVCLGDVHKPMVNTLKTNVLESGRHSIFRPCPSVPCIKEAQQGVNKREASDESLGQSVFALTKYDNKLAQSAQDTISLKIKDTKVFRDEANNGVAPLPIREPRQRSPDNKEQAVKRFTSLRKTWKRKPEIQQRTRLAHEVLCTLMAEVTAIINAQSFLPVSSDPENPFILSPSTLLTQKAGAPPPPGDFSDKDLYTKQWRQVQALANQFWSRWRQKYLPLLQQRQKWTEPRRNLQVGDLVLLRDKQVARNSWPTARITATFPSEDGHVRKIELKTTDQGDVKIYQGPVTEVILLLPND